In the genome of Mycobacterium kansasii ATCC 12478, one region contains:
- a CDS encoding EspA/EspE family type VII secretion system effector: MSKTAIIDNTIDVIEAMDLLLGEGIPISGAIFDSSSSRFRSIAHQQSNSEPGDNWTGTAADKYIQKNLFLQACEQIMADVDYITGTLITDEAQAVIKARDSLEHQIHHLDKQKPTARDLWDIPLIGPIISRTFQISVCDSAMTSVETALAQLTLTTMENTIALVDELAKIAVLLSELPIDIVKDWLADLEYLVAAILSELNRIIFAVEQVLQRVTLAVVDELKHAIADAIHGLKCVVDVLADELSRIPVLPSLTEMATMTGISGLGSLARIAHIAGTAPISDGASLSNSVTGIGSTAVSDVTHSVGAAGSPTMTPMASSIGKMSRLDAASPANDLGRSGNEAPREQFSAEESSAARQGDMPAGPLGQSAKNAGSDKGAAGGTGAVGRAPVNEGGDDEQNRPGLLVDDGEMRSETELVAAAMFNVEG; encoded by the coding sequence ATGTCGAAAACCGCAATTATCGATAACACCATAGACGTCATCGAGGCAATGGATCTCCTCTTAGGGGAGGGCATTCCAATATCTGGCGCGATATTTGACAGTAGTTCGTCTCGATTTCGCAGCATTGCGCATCAGCAATCGAACTCCGAGCCCGGCGATAATTGGACCGGCACCGCTGCTGATAAATACATCCAGAAAAACCTGTTCCTGCAAGCGTGCGAACAAATCATGGCGGACGTGGACTATATCACTGGAACCCTCATTACCGATGAGGCCCAGGCAGTCATCAAGGCGCGTGATTCACTGGAGCACCAGATACATCACCTCGACAAGCAAAAACCTACTGCCAGGGACCTTTGGGATATACCTCTTATCGGCCCCATCATCTCGAGAACTTTCCAAATTTCGGTTTGCGACAGTGCGATGACGAGTGTTGAGACCGCACTCGCCCAATTAACACTTACCACGATGGAAAATACGATTGCGCTGGTAGATGAGCTTGCGAAGATCGCCGTGTTGTTGTCGGAGTTGCCCATCGACATAGTGAAGGACTGGCTGGCCGACCTGGAGTACTTGGTGGCCGCGATCTTGTCGGAGTTGAATCGCATCATCTTCGCTGTCGAGCAAGTTTTGCAGCGCGTTACCTTGGCTGTGGTAGACGAGTTAAAGCACGCGATCGCCGATGCGATACATGGCCTGAAATGTGTTGTCGATGTGTTGGCGGACGAATTGTCTCGTATTCCTGTCCTGCCCAGCTTGACAGAAATGGCGACCATGACCGGAATATCGGGTTTGGGCAGCCTTGCCAGAATCGCGCATATCGCAGGCACGGCACCCATATCGGACGGGGCCAGTTTATCCAATTCGGTCACCGGGATCGGCTCGACAGCCGTATCCGATGTAACGCATTCCGTCGGCGCGGCTGGCTCTCCCACAATGACGCCGATGGCTTCGAGCATTGGCAAAATGTCGCGATTGGACGCCGCGAGCCCCGCCAACGATCTCGGCCGGTCCGGCAACGAGGCACCGCGGGAACAATTCAGTGCCGAGGAAAGCTCGGCGGCGCGCCAAGGCGACATGCCCGCTGGTCCGCTGGGCCAATCCGCCAAGAACGCCGGCAGCGACAAGGGCGCGGCCGGCGGCACCGGCGCTGTCGGGCGGGCACCCGTCAATGAGGGTGGCGACGATGAGCAGAATCGGCCCGGGCTGCTGGTTGACGATGGCGAAATGCGTAGTGAGACAGAACTAGTCGCCGCGGCGATGTTCAACGTGGAGGGTTAG
- a CDS encoding ESX-1 secretion-associated protein: MLHSLGVSPDYLQLLAGSQDNLAIDIKAATQSVDGISEAVSTTHGSLTSTFNITLAKLVTIRSFTGMGLEKLTTDVATNLRIAAHAYRDTDSDWADLIEKFRFRS; encoded by the coding sequence ATGTTGCACTCCCTTGGCGTCAGTCCAGACTATTTGCAGCTGCTAGCGGGCAGTCAAGACAATCTGGCGATAGATATCAAGGCCGCGACCCAATCGGTCGATGGGATCAGCGAAGCTGTCTCCACTACCCATGGCTCGCTTACCTCCACGTTCAACATCACGTTGGCAAAGCTTGTGACGATCCGCAGCTTTACGGGCATGGGCCTGGAGAAACTCACCACGGACGTGGCGACGAACTTGCGGATTGCCGCCCACGCTTACCGTGACACTGACAGCGATTGGGCGGATCTTATCGAGAAGTTCAGGTTTCGTTCCTGA